A window of Ictidomys tridecemlineatus isolate mIctTri1 chromosome 1, mIctTri1.hap1, whole genome shotgun sequence contains these coding sequences:
- the Gpr151 gene encoding G-protein coupled receptor 151, whose protein sequence is MEKVMLAAAFANSNSSIMNMSFAYLHFAGGYLPSDSKDWRTIIPALLVAVCLVGFVGNLCVIGILLHSAWKGKPSMIHSLILNLSLADLSLLLFSAPVRATAYSKGVWDLGWFVCKSSDWFIHMCMAAKSLTIVAVAKVCYMYASDPAKQVSVHSCTICSVLVAIWAVASLLPLPEWFFSNTRHHAGVEMCLMDIPAVAEEFMSMFGKLYPLLVFCLPLLLASFYFWRAYSQCKNRGTKTQNFRNQMRSKQLTVMLFSIAITSALLWLPEWIAWLWVWHLKAGGSSPPQGFIALSQVLMFSISSANPLIFLVMLEEFREGLKGLWKWMVTQNPPRASETQETPVGNLEVLPDKIPSPDTSASIPKKEKPDSPNSSKEKMEKAEIPVLPDVEQFWHERDTVPSVQDNDPIPWEHEDQETEGCDK, encoded by the coding sequence ATGGAGAAGGTGATGCTGGCAGCTGCCTTTGCCAACTCCAACTCCAGCATCATGAATATGTCCTTTGCTTACCTCCATTTTGCTGGAGGGTACCTGCCCTCTGACTCCAAGGACTGGAGGACCATCATCCCAGCTCTCTTGGTGGCTGTCTGCCTGGTGGGCTTCGTGGGGAACCTGTGTGTGATTGGCATCCTCCTTCACAGTGCTTGGAAAGGAAAGCCATCCATGATTCATTCCCTGATTCTGAACCTCAGCCTGGCTGATCTTTCTCTCCTGCTGTTTTCGGCACCTGTTAGAGCTACAGCATACTCCAAAGGTGTTTGGGATCTAGGCTGGTTTGTCTGTAAGTCCTCTGACTGGTTCATTCACATGTGCATGGCAGCCAAGAGCCTGACAATTGTTGCAGTGGCCAAAGTATGCTACATGTATGCAAGTGACCCAGCCAAACAAGTAAGTGTCCACAGCTGCACCATCTGCTCAGTGCTGGTAGCCATCTGGGCTGTGGCTAGCCTGCTACCCCTGCCAGAATGGTTCTTCAGCAATACCAGGCACCACGCAGGTGTGGAAATGTGCCTCATGGATATACCAGCTGTGGCCGAAGAGTTCATGTCAATGTTTGGTAAGCTCTACCCTCTCCTGGTATTTTGCCTTCCATTACTTCTGGCCAGCTTTTATTTCTGGAGAGCTTACAGTCAATGTAAAAACCGAGGAACTAAGACTCAAAATTTTAGAAACCAGATGCGTTCAAAGCAACTCACAGTGATGCTGTTCAGCATTGCTATCACCTCTGCTCTTCTGTGGCTCCCTGAATGGATAGCATGGCTATGGGTATGGCATCTGAAGGCTGGAGGCTCAAGCCCACCACAGGGTTTCATAGCCCTGTCTCAAGTCctaatgttttccatttcttcagcAAATCCTCTCATTTTTCTAGTGATGTTGGAAGAATTCAGGGAAGGTTTGAAAGGCTTATGGAAATGGATGGTAACCCAAAACCCCCCCAGAGCCTCTGAGACTCAGGAAACACCAGTTGGTAACTTGGAGGTTCTTCCTGACAAGATTCCATCCCCAGACACCTCAGCATCCATCCCAAAGAAAGAGAAACCTGACTCTCCCAACTCCAgtaaagagaaaatggagaaggcAGAGATTCCAGTCCTCCCGGATGTAGAGCAGTTTTGGCATGAGAGGGACACTGTCCCTTCTGTACAAGACAACGATCCTATCCCCTGGGAACATGAAGATCAAGAGACAGAGGGTTGTGATAAATAA